One window of the Runella slithyformis DSM 19594 genome contains the following:
- a CDS encoding helix-turn-helix domain-containing protein: MKAKYKPSDYEILRRRCVELKEAGWKQKDITSALGLTEGWVSQTLKKYRELGAEGLLARKPPGSLPKLTSEQLSQLVEELKQGAVSHGFPGHIWTRSRVNELIGRLFGVSYDLTQVGRILKKLGWSLQKPAKKARQQSKQKVQQWREETVPELKKSRG, from the coding sequence ATGAAAGCAAAATACAAACCATCAGATTACGAAATACTACGTCGCCGCTGCGTGGAGTTGAAAGAAGCGGGTTGGAAGCAGAAGGACATCACCTCGGCTCTTGGACTGACCGAGGGCTGGGTAAGCCAGACGCTGAAAAAGTATCGGGAGTTGGGGGCGGAAGGCTTGCTGGCCCGAAAGCCGCCAGGTTCGTTGCCTAAACTGACGTCAGAACAGCTTTCGCAGCTTGTCGAAGAGCTTAAACAAGGTGCTGTCAGCCACGGTTTTCCCGGCCACATCTGGACACGCTCTCGTGTCAACGAGTTGATTGGCAGGCTATTCGGTGTCAGCTACGACCTAACGCAGGTGGGGCGTATCCTAAAAAAACTGGGATGGAGCTTGCAGAAGCCCGCCAAAAAGGCTCGCCAGCAGAGCAAGCAGAAAGTCCAGCAGTGGCGGGAAGAGACGGTACCGGAATTAAAAAAAAGCCGAGGATGA
- a CDS encoding IS630 family transposase, whose translation MLPLVCRTWAPKGKTPIIEEKAGKEHLSLIAAMAPNGRLYVGGQDKAYNSEGVVDFLEYLCRRYRSKDLIVIWDGATIHRSQAIKDFLARKKGRVHLVALPGYSPELNPVELLWSQLKRELKNRVFLDLTDLAEVLKEKIEEVRKDTELLVSFFKKKEVAFFTG comes from the coding sequence CTGCTCCCCCTCGTTTGCCGTACGTGGGCACCCAAGGGTAAAACGCCCATTATCGAGGAGAAGGCGGGCAAAGAACACCTCAGTCTGATCGCCGCGATGGCCCCTAATGGGAGGCTGTACGTCGGCGGACAAGACAAGGCATACAATAGTGAGGGGGTGGTTGACTTTCTGGAGTACCTATGCCGCAGGTACCGCAGCAAGGACTTGATCGTGATCTGGGATGGCGCGACCATCCACCGTAGCCAAGCCATAAAGGACTTTTTGGCGCGCAAGAAAGGGCGCGTGCACCTTGTGGCCCTGCCTGGTTATAGCCCGGAACTGAACCCGGTCGAGTTGCTGTGGAGTCAGTTAAAAAGAGAGCTCAAAAACCGGGTATTCCTCGACCTGACAGATTTGGCCGAAGTGTTGAAAGAAAAAATTGAGGAGGTCAGAAAAGACACGGAATTGCTGGTTTCATTCTTTAAAAAGAAGGAAGTAGCTTTCTTTACAGGATAA
- a CDS encoding AAA family ATPase: MPQNKIREVFEEMGKVVVGQENLINRLLIGLCTGGHILLEGVPGLAKTLTVNTLAKVLDLDFQRIQFTPDLLPADIIGTMIYKPKLGDYEVKKGPIFANMILADEVNRSPAKVQSALLEAMQEKQVTIGEDTFRLDRPFFVLATQNPVEQEGTYPLPEAQLDRFMMKVFVDYPSKTEELEVMRRMSNLDYNYEPKAILNKEDIAQIRHGINQITLSETLENYIVELVFATRRPLDYGLRDEARYMQFGVSPRGTIKLNLAAKAIAYFAGRDYVLPEDIKEAAPDVFNHRIMLNYEAEADGITTRYVIDSILRKVAIGR, translated from the coding sequence ATGCCACAGAATAAAATACGGGAGGTTTTTGAGGAAATGGGGAAAGTGGTCGTAGGACAGGAAAACCTCATCAATCGGCTTCTTATCGGTTTATGTACGGGAGGGCACATTTTGCTGGAAGGCGTGCCCGGGTTAGCCAAGACGCTCACGGTCAATACCTTGGCCAAAGTGTTGGACCTGGATTTTCAACGCATTCAGTTTACGCCTGACCTGCTGCCCGCCGATATCATCGGGACCATGATCTATAAGCCCAAACTGGGCGATTATGAAGTTAAAAAAGGGCCCATTTTTGCCAATATGATTCTGGCCGATGAGGTAAACCGCTCGCCGGCCAAGGTACAATCGGCGTTGCTGGAAGCGATGCAGGAAAAACAGGTGACCATCGGTGAAGATACCTTTCGCCTCGACCGTCCGTTCTTTGTGTTGGCCACCCAAAACCCCGTCGAGCAGGAGGGAACGTATCCCTTGCCCGAGGCGCAGTTGGACCGCTTCATGATGAAGGTTTTTGTGGATTATCCCAGCAAAACCGAAGAACTGGAAGTGATGCGCCGCATGTCAAACCTGGACTATAACTATGAGCCCAAAGCGATCCTGAACAAAGAAGACATTGCGCAGATCCGTCACGGCATCAACCAGATCACGCTTTCGGAAACCTTAGAAAATTATATCGTAGAATTGGTCTTTGCCACGCGCCGCCCGCTCGACTATGGTTTGCGCGACGAAGCCCGGTACATGCAGTTTGGGGTATCTCCGCGCGGAACCATCAAACTCAATCTGGCCGCCAAGGCCATTGCCTATTTTGCAGGGCGCGATTATGTACTTCCCGAAGACATCAAAGAGGCTGCTCCCGATGTGTTCAACCACCGCATCATGCTCAATTACGAAGCCGAAGCCGACGGCATCACAACGCGCTACGTCATTGATTCCATTTTAAGGAAGGTAGCTATCGGACGATAA
- a CDS encoding LysR family transcriptional regulator has product MSDFRLKVFNSVAQHLSFTKAAGELFITQPAVTKHIRELEQQYATRLFERKGNAVYLTPAGELLKRYAGQILHLYQEAAFELSTLQSKHSGILRLGASTTIGQYLIAPLLAKYYEKFPQIELSLLNGNTEMIENAILSHAIDLGVVEGKKHHSGIKYVDFMDDELVAVVHSNSKLAPLEEITIEQLTHIPLVLRERGSGTLEVIESALKEHNLKLSSLQIIMHLGGTESIKSFLEHANCMAFLSIRSIQKELLTGQLKLIKVKELALLRKFWLIHLQGQPEPLAESFMRFAFREYSRK; this is encoded by the coding sequence GTGTCTGATTTTCGTCTTAAAGTATTCAACAGCGTGGCCCAACACCTCAGCTTTACCAAAGCGGCGGGGGAATTATTCATTACGCAACCGGCCGTCACGAAGCACATTCGGGAACTGGAACAACAATACGCCACGCGCCTGTTTGAACGAAAAGGAAACGCCGTCTACCTTACTCCCGCCGGCGAACTGCTCAAACGTTACGCCGGTCAGATCCTGCACCTGTATCAGGAAGCCGCTTTTGAACTCAGCACGCTGCAATCGAAGCACAGCGGCATCCTTCGGTTGGGTGCCAGCACGACCATAGGACAATACCTGATTGCGCCGCTGTTGGCCAAATATTACGAGAAATTCCCCCAAATAGAGCTTTCGTTGCTCAACGGCAACACCGAAATGATTGAAAATGCCATTTTGTCGCACGCCATAGATCTGGGCGTGGTGGAAGGAAAAAAGCACCATTCGGGCATCAAATACGTGGATTTCATGGACGATGAACTCGTGGCAGTAGTACACAGCAACAGCAAATTGGCGCCGTTGGAAGAAATTACGATCGAGCAGCTTACCCACATTCCGCTCGTGCTGCGTGAGCGCGGTTCGGGTACGCTGGAGGTAATCGAAAGTGCCTTGAAAGAACATAACCTGAAACTGTCTTCTCTCCAGATCATCATGCATTTGGGCGGTACGGAAAGCATCAAATCCTTTTTGGAACACGCCAACTGCATGGCTTTTCTGTCCATTCGTTCCATTCAGAAAGAACTGCTGACCGGCCAGTTGAAACTCATCAAAGTGAAGGAGTTGGCGCTTTTACGAAAATTCTGGTTGATCCATTTACAGGGCCAACCCGAGCCCTTGGCCGAATCCTTCATGCGTTTTGCCTTTCGGGAATACAGCAGAAAGTAG
- the gwsS gene encoding grasp-with-spasm system SPASM domain peptide maturase yields the protein MTFKLFSCCIPVRGALRSTICDVQRRTFSFIPNKLHELLIDYKDKDIDFIKKHFNNEYDKQIEEYYDFLLKKEYVFACDNPEQFPSIEMIWKIPSVITNAVIDFSKYSNHDIVKISKELEALGCLAIQFRFYDLVEIDEIQNILQLFNLSRIHDIQILMKSSYKQSFRDLEKLCLINTRVSIIIVHSNKYNKKKQARNCKTPILFIKTNITNHSFCGFVNYNHFVVNITHFTESQKHNTCLNRKISIDTEGNIKNCPSMSKSYGNIRDTTLREAIEKQGFKDVWYIHKDQIEICKDCEFRHICTDCRAYIQDPNNIYSKPAKCSYNPYTATWGEDNPTNNPLHGK from the coding sequence ATGACTTTTAAATTATTTTCATGTTGCATCCCTGTCAGAGGAGCTTTAAGAAGTACAATTTGTGATGTTCAAAGAAGAACGTTTAGCTTTATACCTAACAAATTGCATGAATTATTAATAGATTATAAAGACAAAGATATAGATTTTATAAAAAAACATTTTAACAATGAGTATGACAAACAAATAGAAGAATATTATGATTTCTTACTAAAAAAAGAGTATGTTTTTGCATGTGATAATCCAGAGCAATTTCCATCAATTGAAATGATTTGGAAAATTCCTTCTGTAATTACTAATGCAGTTATTGACTTTAGTAAGTATTCTAATCACGATATTGTTAAAATTTCTAAAGAATTAGAGGCTTTAGGATGTTTAGCTATCCAGTTTAGGTTTTATGATCTAGTGGAAATAGACGAAATTCAAAATATTTTACAATTATTTAACTTAAGCCGTATTCACGATATTCAAATTTTAATGAAGAGTAGTTACAAACAATCCTTTCGAGATTTAGAAAAATTATGCCTTATTAATACAAGAGTATCAATCATAATAGTACATTCCAACAAATATAATAAGAAGAAGCAGGCGCGAAATTGCAAAACTCCAATACTATTTATTAAAACCAATATTACCAATCATTCTTTTTGTGGTTTTGTAAACTATAATCATTTCGTTGTTAATATAACTCATTTCACCGAATCCCAAAAACACAATACTTGCCTAAATCGCAAAATTTCGATAGATACCGAGGGTAATATCAAAAACTGCCCTTCTATGAGCAAAAGCTATGGCAATATACGTGATACTACACTGCGCGAGGCTATTGAAAAACAAGGATTTAAAGATGTATGGTATATCCACAAAGACCAAATAGAAATCTGTAAAGATTGTGAGTTTCGGCATATCTGTACCGATTGCAGAGCCTATATACAAGATCCCAACAACATTTACTCCAAACCTGCCAAATGCAGCTACAACCCCTACACGGCTACTTGGGGCGAAGATAATCCTACTAACAATCCGTTGCATGGTAAATGA
- a CDS encoding HlyD family secretion protein: MPNQISTSTNGQATSQDQLRSSEVDEVLSQPPSWLIQWGITVVFLVVGTLVAVGWFIHYPDIVTGHLRIVGDNYPKSVSSKTDGKLLKLLVKDEQLVAQGQHLAYMESTANIEEVLSLAKVLDSLLVNTSLQNLSKLYGIFMPFYFQLGELQKSFQTFQEQYIRAKALLKGSTFDQKQAALQNDLQQLALLESNLNTQIINYQNDLNLAEADLQMNQKLHKEKVVADVEVRRSQSVFISKKQIFDQAQTAFNNNGMAQNQKKQELIELTKVRTELQNSLFQALTTLKSDIEAWKQRYVLSAPVQGKVSFITPIQEGTTLKNGQELFYIVSQKTGFHGEMIIGQYNFGKVKPRQEVIIKLPSYPFQEFGALKGQVASIAELPRDSTYLIHVSFPKGLITSSHKQIPFRNGMTASGEIITEDVRLIERLFYNFKRGISR; this comes from the coding sequence ATGCCAAATCAGATTTCTACTTCCACTAATGGGCAAGCTACTTCCCAAGACCAACTACGTAGTAGCGAGGTGGATGAAGTATTAAGCCAGCCGCCTTCATGGTTGATTCAATGGGGCATTACGGTTGTCTTTTTAGTGGTAGGGACTTTGGTAGCTGTAGGCTGGTTCATTCATTATCCCGACATTGTCACGGGGCATTTACGCATTGTAGGCGACAACTATCCCAAATCAGTATCGTCCAAAACAGATGGCAAACTGCTAAAGTTATTGGTCAAAGATGAACAGTTGGTAGCCCAAGGACAGCACCTTGCTTATATGGAAAGCACTGCCAACATCGAAGAAGTACTTTCGTTAGCAAAAGTGCTTGATTCACTCCTTGTAAATACCTCACTACAAAACTTGAGCAAACTGTATGGCATTTTTATGCCCTTCTATTTTCAGTTGGGCGAACTGCAAAAATCTTTTCAAACCTTCCAAGAACAATACATTAGAGCCAAAGCCTTACTCAAAGGTAGTACATTTGACCAAAAACAAGCCGCACTGCAAAATGATTTACAGCAATTGGCTTTGCTCGAAAGCAATCTCAATACCCAGATAATCAACTATCAAAACGACTTGAATTTAGCAGAGGCCGACCTACAGATGAACCAAAAACTACACAAAGAAAAAGTAGTGGCAGACGTGGAAGTGCGACGTTCGCAAAGTGTGTTTATTTCAAAAAAACAAATTTTTGACCAAGCCCAGACCGCATTTAATAACAACGGAATGGCACAAAACCAGAAGAAGCAAGAGTTGATAGAATTGACGAAAGTACGAACCGAATTACAAAATAGCTTATTTCAGGCATTGACTACCCTTAAAAGCGATATAGAAGCGTGGAAGCAGCGTTATGTGTTAAGTGCGCCTGTGCAGGGGAAAGTTTCGTTTATTACCCCTATTCAAGAAGGTACTACATTAAAAAATGGTCAAGAATTGTTTTATATAGTTTCACAAAAAACAGGCTTTCACGGTGAAATGATAATAGGTCAGTATAATTTTGGCAAAGTAAAACCACGCCAAGAGGTCATTATTAAACTTCCAAGCTATCCTTTCCAAGAATTTGGCGCATTAAAAGGGCAAGTCGCCTCCATTGCCGAATTACCAAGAGACAGCACCTATCTGATTCACGTTTCCTTTCCAAAAGGACTTATTACCTCCTCCCATAAACAAATTCCGTTCCGTAACGGCATGACGGCCAGCGGTGAAATCATTACTGAAGATGTAAGGCTTATTGAGCGGCTATTTTACAATTTTAAACGAGGAATATCAAGATAA
- a CDS encoding peptidase domain-containing ABC transporter, which produces MSKFPFYHQLDTMDCGPTCLRMIAKYHGVSHSLQSLRQLTEIGKDGVNLLGIVQAAEHIGFRTLAVKVSLKQLLADAPLPCIVHWQQNHFVVVAPNPRGLLSRWGSYLFRKKSPIGGKGAGLLVADPAKGLLTYTQAEFESAWATSVENNEKVGIALLLEPTPRFFEEDERKGQGANTLGIGTLFGYVLRYKKLLAQLGLGLLVGSVLQLVLPFLTQSVVDTGIPTHNLHFIYLVLAAQLMLFIGRLSVDFIRAWILMHISTRINLSILSDFLAKLLRLPISFLDSKQTGDILQRIGDHSRIESFLTGTSLNALFSVLTLVVYGGVLLAYHTAIFGVFLLFSVLYVAWIVLFLKYRRQLDHKRFALASQNQSSLIQLITGLQEIKMNNAEHLKRWQWENLQVRQFKLSMKGLAIGQYQQAGAMFLNEGKNIIITFMAATAVVNGQLTLGGMMALQYIVGQLNSPVEQMIQFVQHWQDAKISLERLNEIHEVEDESPPTPDGVVKIIPPLGAGDGIPRGLFLQNLSFTYPGAGNEPVLRDINLFIPAGKITAIVGTSGSGKTTLLKLLLRFYPIQKGEIRLTSLIGSDPQRRAVSTEGQGVGLNTISHRYWRSQCGTVLQDGFIFSDSIANNIAVGDEIPNVSKLFHAAKVANIQSFIESLPLGYNTKIGAEGNGISQGQRQRLLIARAVYKDPAFLFFDEATNALDANNERVIMENLETFFKDGPMGQRTVVVVAHRLSTVKNADQIVVMENGKIVELGTHAQLTEYQGKYYELVKNQLELGN; this is translated from the coding sequence ATGAGTAAATTCCCTTTCTACCATCAACTTGACACTATGGACTGTGGGCCGACGTGCTTGCGTATGATAGCCAAGTATCATGGTGTGTCGCATAGCCTTCAATCGCTTCGACAACTTACCGAAATTGGTAAAGATGGGGTAAATCTACTGGGTATTGTCCAAGCTGCCGAGCACATTGGGTTTAGGACATTGGCCGTTAAAGTGTCGCTCAAACAGCTATTGGCAGATGCCCCCCTGCCGTGTATTGTTCATTGGCAGCAGAATCATTTTGTGGTGGTAGCCCCCAACCCGCGCGGCTTACTGTCCCGATGGGGGAGTTACTTGTTTCGTAAAAAATCCCCCATTGGGGGCAAGGGGGCTGGGCTTTTAGTCGCAGACCCTGCCAAAGGGTTGCTCACTTACACCCAAGCAGAGTTTGAATCGGCTTGGGCTACCTCAGTAGAAAATAACGAAAAAGTGGGTATTGCGCTGCTGTTGGAGCCTACGCCACGTTTTTTTGAAGAAGATGAAAGAAAAGGGCAAGGAGCGAACACCTTAGGGATAGGAACTTTATTTGGTTATGTATTACGGTACAAAAAATTGTTGGCGCAGTTAGGTTTAGGGCTGTTAGTAGGAAGCGTGCTGCAGTTAGTATTACCTTTTCTGACCCAGTCGGTGGTTGATACGGGTATTCCTACGCACAACCTGCACTTTATTTATCTTGTATTGGCCGCGCAACTCATGCTTTTTATAGGACGGTTGTCGGTAGATTTTATTCGGGCATGGATTCTGATGCACATCAGTACTCGTATCAATCTCAGTATTTTATCTGATTTTTTAGCCAAATTGTTACGCTTACCCATTTCGTTTTTGGACAGTAAACAAACGGGCGATATTCTCCAGCGCATCGGCGACCACAGTCGTATTGAAAGTTTTTTAACAGGAACATCGCTCAACGCCCTCTTTTCGGTACTTACGTTGGTTGTTTATGGAGGTGTGTTATTGGCATATCATACTGCCATTTTCGGGGTGTTTCTACTGTTTAGTGTGCTGTATGTCGCTTGGATTGTACTGTTTTTAAAATACCGAAGGCAATTAGACCACAAACGCTTTGCACTCGCTTCGCAAAACCAAAGCAGCCTGATACAACTTATTACGGGGCTACAGGAAATCAAAATGAACAACGCCGAACACCTCAAGCGTTGGCAATGGGAAAACCTCCAAGTAAGACAGTTTAAATTGAGTATGAAAGGGTTGGCTATTGGTCAATACCAACAGGCAGGAGCGATGTTTCTCAATGAAGGCAAAAACATCATCATTACATTTATGGCCGCTACTGCCGTCGTCAATGGGCAACTTACATTGGGGGGAATGATGGCATTACAGTACATTGTAGGGCAACTAAACAGCCCCGTAGAACAGATGATTCAGTTTGTTCAACATTGGCAAGATGCCAAAATAAGTTTAGAGCGATTGAATGAGATACATGAGGTGGAAGATGAAAGCCCCCCAACCCCCGATGGGGTAGTAAAAATTATCCCCCCATTGGGGGCTGGGGACGGTATACCGCGCGGGCTGTTTTTGCAAAACTTATCTTTCACCTACCCAGGAGCAGGCAATGAACCTGTGTTAAGAGACATTAATCTGTTTATACCCGCAGGGAAAATAACAGCCATAGTGGGTACAAGCGGGAGCGGAAAAACGACACTTTTAAAGTTATTACTTCGATTTTACCCTATTCAAAAAGGAGAAATTCGACTCACCTCCCTCATAGGGTCGGACCCGCAGCGGCGGGCCGTGTCGACGGAGGGGCAGGGGGTGGGGTTAAACACAATTTCTCACCGATATTGGAGAAGTCAATGTGGAACGGTGCTACAAGATGGGTTTATTTTCTCTGATTCGATTGCCAACAATATCGCTGTGGGCGATGAGATACCCAATGTATCTAAACTTTTTCACGCAGCCAAAGTTGCTAATATCCAATCCTTTATCGAATCGCTTCCATTAGGTTATAACACTAAAATTGGGGCAGAAGGCAATGGTATCAGTCAAGGTCAACGCCAACGACTGCTCATTGCACGGGCAGTGTACAAAGACCCCGCTTTTTTGTTTTTTGATGAAGCTACGAATGCCCTTGATGCCAACAACGAGCGAGTGATTATGGAAAATTTGGAAACATTTTTTAAAGACGGTCCAATGGGTCAGCGAACGGTCGTCGTTGTGGCACATCGCCTGAGTACGGTCAAAAATGCTGACCAAATTGTGGTGATGGAAAATGGAAAAATCGTCGAACTCGGAACTCATGCACAACTCACAGAATACCAAGGCAAATACTACGAATTGGTAAAGAATCAACTCGAATTAGGCAATTAA